A section of the Flavobacterium sp. CG_23.5 genome encodes:
- a CDS encoding o-succinylbenzoate synthase, with protein MKATYHKYILNFKRPSGTSRGVMNEKETWFIILEQQDKKGIGECGILRGLSIDDRPDYEEKLQWTCANIHLGKDVLWESLLEFPSIQFGIEMAFQSLASETPFLLFPSDFTNGIKSIPINGLVWMGTEAFMKQQIEEKLADGFHCIKLKIGAIDFDKELQLLRFIREHFTPEQVEIRVDANGAFDLNSALDKLNQLSEFKMHSIEQPIQKNHTDRMAELCKTTPFPIALDEELIGVFTVSEKEELLVKIKPQYIILKPSFVGGFRGTQEWISLAEKHKIGWWITSALESNVGLNAIAQWTFLQHNLMPQGLGTGALYTNNFDCPLAVSKGQLWYEKEVNWSFDFNL; from the coding sequence TTGAAAGCAACTTATCACAAATACATTCTTAATTTCAAACGACCTTCGGGAACTTCTCGCGGTGTGATGAATGAAAAAGAAACTTGGTTTATTATTTTGGAACAACAGGATAAAAAAGGGATAGGCGAGTGCGGAATTCTTCGTGGATTGAGTATCGATGACCGACCGGATTATGAAGAAAAATTGCAGTGGACTTGCGCTAATATTCACTTAGGAAAAGACGTGCTTTGGGAGTCTTTATTGGAGTTTCCATCGATACAATTTGGCATCGAAATGGCCTTTCAATCTTTGGCAAGTGAAACTCCTTTTTTGTTGTTTCCTTCGGACTTTACGAATGGCATAAAATCAATCCCAATTAATGGTTTGGTTTGGATGGGAACTGAGGCTTTTATGAAGCAACAAATCGAGGAAAAACTAGCGGATGGTTTTCATTGCATTAAACTTAAAATAGGAGCGATAGATTTTGATAAAGAATTACAATTATTACGATTTATTCGGGAACATTTCACTCCCGAACAAGTCGAAATAAGGGTCGATGCGAATGGTGCTTTTGATTTAAATTCAGCTTTAGATAAATTGAATCAATTGTCTGAATTTAAAATGCATAGCATTGAACAACCGATACAAAAAAACCATACTGACAGGATGGCAGAGCTGTGCAAAACCACTCCTTTTCCAATTGCATTGGACGAAGAGCTGATTGGTGTGTTTACAGTGTCAGAAAAAGAGGAATTGCTAGTCAAAATAAAGCCCCAATACATCATTTTAAAGCCTAGTTTTGTGGGCGGTTTTCGTGGTACTCAGGAATGGATTTCATTGGCTGAAAAGCATAAAATCGGTTGGTGGATTACGTCTGCTTTGGAGAGTAATGTTGGTCTTAATGCTATTGCACAGTGGACCTTTTTACAGCACAATTTGATGCCTCAAGGATTAGGGACAGGAGCACTTTATACTAATAATTTTGACTGCCCATTAGCAGTTTCAAAGGGGCAATTGTGGTATGAAAAAGAGGTGAATTGGTCGTTTGATTTCAATTTGTAA
- a CDS encoding metal-dependent hydrolase, whose product MKITFYGHASLGIEVSGKHILVDPYISANPKAAHIDINTLKADFILLTHAHGDHILDVQAIARRTNAVIVSNAEIAGHYSKKGFQSHPMNHGGSWNFDFGKVKYVNAIHSSSFPDGSYGGNPGGFVIEGEHKNIYIAGDTALTMDMKLIPMRTKLDLAILPIGDNFTMNVEDAIIASDFVICDKILGYHYDTFGYIEIDHEAAIRKFFDKGKDLMLLEIGSSIDL is encoded by the coding sequence ATGAAAATAACATTCTACGGTCATGCCTCTTTGGGAATCGAAGTAAGTGGGAAACACATTTTGGTCGATCCTTATATTTCTGCTAATCCAAAAGCAGCACATATTGATATCAACACCTTAAAAGCCGATTTTATTTTGCTAACGCATGCACACGGCGACCATATTCTGGATGTCCAAGCCATTGCCCGCAGAACAAATGCGGTAATTGTATCCAATGCCGAGATAGCAGGACATTATTCCAAAAAAGGATTTCAATCCCATCCCATGAATCATGGAGGAAGCTGGAATTTCGACTTTGGAAAAGTAAAATATGTAAATGCAATTCATTCCAGTTCATTTCCTGATGGCAGTTATGGCGGAAATCCTGGCGGTTTTGTAATTGAAGGTGAACATAAAAATATCTATATTGCTGGGGATACAGCGCTGACTATGGATATGAAACTCATTCCAATGCGTACCAAACTTGATTTGGCTATTCTGCCTATCGGTGATAATTTTACGATGAATGTTGAAGACGCTATTATTGCTTCTGATTTTGTGATTTGTGACAAGATTTTAGGCTACCATTACGACACTTTTGGTTATATAGAAATCGATCATGAGGCTGCGATTCGTAAATTCTTCGATAAAGGAAAAGATTTAATGTTATTGGAGATAGGAAGTTCCATAGACTTGTAA
- a CDS encoding DinB family protein — translation MLIETVRTLFNRDLNQLKKEIELYQNETDIWCVQKGISNSAGNLCLHLIGNLNTYIGAEFGKTNYVRNRALEFSLNDVPKAELLNKIEETKTIIDNALRSLTDEMLQNEYPLLVFETKMTTEFFLIHLTTHLAYHLGQINYHRRLLTS, via the coding sequence ATGCTCATTGAAACAGTAAGAACCCTTTTTAACAGAGACTTAAATCAGTTAAAAAAGGAAATTGAGTTGTATCAGAATGAAACTGACATTTGGTGCGTCCAAAAAGGAATTTCAAATTCAGCCGGAAATTTGTGTTTGCACTTAATAGGAAATCTGAATACCTATATTGGAGCTGAATTTGGAAAAACAAACTATGTCAGAAACAGAGCACTTGAATTTTCGCTTAACGATGTTCCAAAAGCTGAATTACTTAATAAAATTGAAGAAACTAAAACTATTATTGACAACGCACTACGTTCTTTAACGGATGAAATGCTACAAAATGAATATCCGCTTTTAGTCTTTGAAACAAAAATGACAACTGAATTCTTTTTGATTCATTTAACTACACACCTAGCCTATCATTTAGGGCAAATAAATTATCACCGACGATTGTTGACGTCTTAA
- the menA gene encoding 1,4-dihydroxy-2-naphthoate octaprenyltransferase produces MKHWIQAARLRTLPLSVSGIIVGSMYALANPTDIILTPTEVFNWRIFGFAILTTLGLQILSNFANDYGDGMKGTDNEDRVGPKRAIQSGVISPEAMKRAIIITSLLTLLAAILLIYYAFADTNIWYSLFFLALGILSIVSAIRYTVGNTAYGYRGFGDLFVFVFFGLVSTLGVNFLYSKQLDFVLFLPASAIGLLSTGVLNLNNMRDEASDRKSNKNTIVVKVGGAKAKKYHYFLIITAMVLIVVFSLLSHFHFDQYIYLLAYIPLTKHLITVYKKQDSRALDPELKKLALSTFALSVLLALCMIFFFSDLIVNNS; encoded by the coding sequence TGCGAACATTACCATTATCAGTATCCGGAATTATAGTAGGAAGTATGTATGCATTGGCAAACCCAACAGATATTATACTCACTCCGACAGAAGTCTTCAATTGGAGGATCTTTGGTTTTGCCATTTTGACTACTCTAGGACTGCAAATACTGTCTAATTTTGCCAATGATTATGGCGATGGTATGAAAGGAACTGATAATGAAGATCGAGTAGGGCCAAAACGCGCCATACAAAGCGGTGTAATTTCGCCTGAAGCCATGAAACGTGCTATAATAATCACCTCATTATTGACGTTACTCGCTGCCATTTTATTGATTTATTATGCGTTTGCAGACACCAACATCTGGTATTCTTTATTTTTTTTAGCATTAGGAATTTTATCTATTGTTTCGGCAATTAGATATACGGTTGGGAATACGGCTTATGGATATCGTGGGTTTGGAGATCTGTTTGTCTTTGTGTTTTTTGGTTTAGTGAGTACTTTAGGCGTGAATTTTCTATATTCAAAACAACTGGATTTTGTGTTGTTTTTACCCGCAAGCGCCATCGGATTATTGAGTACGGGAGTTTTGAATTTGAACAATATGAGAGATGAAGCTTCGGACAGGAAATCAAATAAAAACACAATCGTCGTAAAAGTTGGCGGAGCCAAAGCTAAAAAATACCATTATTTCCTGATAATAACCGCAATGGTTTTGATAGTTGTTTTCTCATTACTAAGTCATTTTCATTTTGATCAATATATATATTTATTGGCATACATTCCTTTAACTAAGCATTTAATTACGGTTTATAAAAAGCAAGATTCTAGAGCATTAGATCCTGAATTAAAAAAATTAGCGTTAAGCACTTTTGCACTTTCGGTGTTGTTGGCCTTGTGTATGATTTTCTTTTTTTCGGATTTGATTGTTAATAATTCTTAG
- a CDS encoding tetratricopeptide repeat protein: MNIKKVFFLLFTTFVFQSAFSQKDGYWDKDRATTEEISVSARDRIVIKTQDFPVGTTEVVYRITLLDQNQQMAGSLVSVLKAIPDPTGISQGSAGAVFILSKISGDDKCKYAIFSKEELASKYKKDGKTDDACLVQDTPVSKDAKRLSTEKSACMTSNSGNLWFGFESKNWIMNQKIILEVVPWVDLKLSRGWSAENRKTIIDQCKTSNLAQKMTNSDDFCVCILDKIQTKYKFKEFQKLLAIERSKAFKDFGKKCFDETGASKIVYSSLRKQATDLAKQELYGAAIAKLNTIINDGKATALDYNAIGNSYILTKQYGKAIKFLKEGEKLDDSELLIKLNLAHAYLLNKNYSSAKAIYKEYQAQNVTDSLSWAEKVRQDFETFKKSGIQNDDFKRVLKLMEK, from the coding sequence ATGAATATTAAAAAAGTTTTTTTTCTACTATTTACAACGTTTGTATTTCAATCCGCTTTTTCACAAAAAGACGGCTATTGGGATAAAGATCGTGCCACTACCGAAGAAATTTCCGTTTCGGCAAGAGACAGAATTGTGATTAAAACCCAAGATTTCCCTGTTGGAACTACAGAAGTGGTGTACAGAATCACACTCTTGGATCAGAACCAACAAATGGCGGGTAGTTTGGTTTCGGTATTAAAAGCTATTCCGGATCCAACAGGTATCAGCCAAGGTTCTGCCGGAGCCGTTTTTATACTATCTAAAATTTCAGGAGATGATAAATGTAAATATGCAATTTTTTCAAAAGAAGAATTAGCTTCCAAATATAAAAAAGACGGAAAAACGGATGATGCGTGTTTAGTTCAGGATACACCAGTTAGTAAAGATGCTAAACGACTTTCTACAGAGAAATCGGCCTGTATGACATCGAATTCTGGAAATTTATGGTTTGGTTTCGAAAGCAAGAATTGGATCATGAATCAGAAAATCATTCTTGAAGTAGTGCCGTGGGTTGACCTTAAACTCAGCCGAGGTTGGAGTGCTGAAAACAGAAAGACTATTATTGATCAATGTAAGACATCAAATTTGGCTCAAAAAATGACCAATTCAGATGATTTCTGTGTTTGTATTTTGGATAAAATACAGACAAAATATAAGTTTAAGGAATTTCAAAAATTATTGGCCATCGAGCGTTCCAAAGCTTTTAAAGATTTTGGAAAAAAATGTTTTGATGAAACAGGAGCTTCTAAAATTGTTTACAGCAGTTTGCGTAAACAAGCTACTGATTTGGCAAAACAAGAGTTGTATGGAGCTGCTATAGCGAAATTAAACACAATAATTAATGATGGCAAAGCAACTGCTTTGGATTATAATGCAATAGGAAACAGTTACATTCTAACGAAACAATACGGGAAAGCCATTAAATTCCTCAAAGAAGGTGAGAAACTTGATGATTCGGAATTATTGATAAAACTGAATCTCGCGCATGCTTATTTATTAAACAAAAACTATTCATCTGCCAAAGCGATTTACAAAGAATATCAAGCGCAAAACGTAACGGATAGTTTGAGCTGGGCTGAAAAAGTAAGACAAGACTTTGAGACATTCAAAAAATCAGGAATTCAGAATGATGATTTTAAAAGAGTTTTGAAGTTGATGGAAAAGTAG
- a CDS encoding AI-2E family transporter encodes MIPFPNIPTLITSKKTFSVLEILQLIVFASMLLYFGKTLFIPLSFSLLISFILYPVCKWMETKGINKGLSISISLFFVTILAGAIIYLLVAQLMEFFNEWQLLKSKLIDAVTQISIFITERFGISDEKQAGFLKTTIDNSGSEAFSLLRNTAYSLSESFFYLLMIPVFSALILYHRKLLSKALYHIFPKEKKNVIHEILVETIHAYYNFIKGMLVVYLIVGILNSVGLAIIGIPHPFLFGFIASILTFIPYVGIMISSLLPITVSWITYNSIWYPLGVILVFSIAQVLEAYIIFPFAVGSRLKINTLVIIIMILVGGILWGAAGMILFIPFISIVKLIADRTPSLKTLSVLLGDGEDTKI; translated from the coding sequence ATGATACCGTTTCCAAATATACCAACTCTAATTACTTCCAAAAAAACATTTTCTGTTTTAGAGATTCTTCAGTTAATTGTATTTGCGTCTATGCTCCTTTACTTTGGAAAAACACTTTTTATCCCTTTAAGTTTTTCATTGCTTATTAGCTTTATTCTTTATCCAGTTTGCAAATGGATGGAAACAAAAGGAATAAATAAAGGATTATCTATTAGTATTTCCTTGTTTTTTGTGACAATTCTTGCTGGTGCAATCATTTATCTACTTGTGGCACAATTGATGGAATTCTTCAATGAATGGCAATTATTAAAAAGTAAACTTATAGATGCGGTAACTCAAATTAGTATTTTTATAACGGAACGCTTTGGTATAAGCGACGAAAAACAAGCAGGATTTCTTAAAACTACCATCGATAATTCCGGATCCGAAGCTTTTTCATTGCTAAGAAATACCGCCTATTCCCTATCTGAATCCTTTTTTTATCTTTTAATGATTCCTGTTTTTTCAGCTCTTATACTATATCACCGTAAACTTCTATCGAAAGCGCTATATCATATTTTCCCAAAGGAGAAAAAAAATGTTATACATGAAATTTTGGTTGAAACTATTCACGCTTATTATAATTTTATCAAAGGGATGTTAGTAGTGTATCTAATAGTTGGAATTTTAAACAGTGTAGGATTGGCAATCATTGGTATCCCACATCCTTTTCTATTCGGTTTTATCGCTTCGATACTGACATTTATACCCTATGTAGGGATTATGATATCGTCACTTTTACCAATCACAGTTTCTTGGATAACCTACAATTCTATTTGGTATCCTCTAGGAGTTATACTTGTATTTTCTATTGCACAAGTACTCGAAGCCTACATAATATTCCCTTTTGCCGTTGGAAGCCGGTTAAAAATAAATACACTTGTCATTATAATTATGATACTTGTAGGAGGCATTTTATGGGGTGCAGCAGGAATGATTCTTTTCATTCCGTTCATAAGCATCGTAAAATTGATTGCGGATCGTACCCCTAGTTTAAAAACGCTATCGGTACTACTGGGTGATGGAGAAGATACAAAAATCTAA
- a CDS encoding nuclear transport factor 2 family protein, translating to MNANEKILIKFYTAFANADAKSMCTCYHHDIKFRDPAFGLLKGNDVCDMWKMLIKNNKGEIKIEFDEVKATEYLGSAKWVATYNFSKTNRKVVNLIKSEFQFKDGLIIKHTDNFDIWKWSKQALGSTGYLFGWTGYFQKKIQERALLSLKKYKETKDAH from the coding sequence ATGAACGCTAACGAGAAAATTTTAATTAAATTTTATACTGCTTTTGCAAATGCAGATGCTAAATCGATGTGCACCTGCTACCATCATGATATAAAGTTTCGAGACCCTGCATTTGGTTTATTAAAGGGAAATGATGTATGCGACATGTGGAAAATGTTAATTAAGAATAATAAAGGAGAAATAAAAATCGAATTTGATGAAGTAAAAGCAACTGAATATCTTGGTTCCGCAAAGTGGGTTGCAACTTACAACTTCAGCAAAACGAATCGAAAAGTTGTGAATTTAATTAAGTCCGAATTTCAATTTAAAGATGGTTTAATTATTAAACATACTGATAATTTTGACATATGGAAATGGTCCAAGCAAGCATTAGGAAGTACCGGTTATTTATTTGGATGGACAGGTTATTTTCAAAAAAAGATACAAGAACGAGCTCTATTGTCTTTGAAGAAATATAAAGAAACTAAAGATGCTCATTGA